CCCGGGTGAAACCGGTCGCCGCTCCTTGCTCAGCTCGCTCACACAAAATATTCCGCTTGTCCGCAGAGGCTGCCGGTGCAATTTTACCGATATGTCCAGCCTTCACCACGCAAGCCACCGGTTCCCAAAATTCGTCCAAGACCAGTAGACGGCTATGTGGCAAAATAGTCGGCTCTAGCAGTTCCTCTAAGTCTTGCCGGCGCAATTCGGCAACGGCAAAACCGACCGGTTGATCGTCATTGCCACGCAAAGCTACCGCCAACCGCAAACAAATCGTAGCCGACTCACGCTCAGCCCAACCGGCATGATCTACATCAACGTAACTCCCCCGCTTCCCTTCACGAACGATATTCAGCGGCTGCGCATTGCGTATGACAACTTGCTCGGACTTGACAGCCACGGCTAAAATTCCCCAATTTTTCGACAACACATCCGCATCTTCACCGTCTTTCAGCGACCGCTCCGTTCGCCGCGACAATTTATTCTCCTGCTCATTTCGCCCAATCTCGCTGCCGTCAACATTTAACAAACGATACCTCCCGGGCAACGACTCCCTATCCGCAAAAACTGCAAAAATCGCCGCCGCGTCTTGCGTCTGTTCCTGTGACACCTGCTGCGATTGCTGCTGTGCCTTCAGTTGCTGTCCATTTCTCGCCGCTCCTAGCCTTAGCTCACGGTTCTGTAATGCCTCACTCAGCGACGTGCTGCGTTTCATCGTCTCCATTTTTTCGCGCATACCATCCAACGCCGGGACAAGCCGGCCACGGGCAGCTGCCAGTTGCGCAGTTGTGTTGGATTTTGCATAATTCAGTGTCGCTAGCCGAAAATCGCTCAGCAAAAAAATCAGACTGAGCACCAACGGCAAGAAACCGGTCACCATAAATGCCAGTAAAAACTTGCGGCGTAATTTTACCCCATGCTTTATGCTCATTTTTCTGCCACCCGTCCGGCAATCGACCGCCACAATTTAGCCACCAACCGCTGTTGAGAGGCGGCCTGCTGAATATCATAGCCGCGCAGCTTAAGTTCCCGATACGACGGCCTGCCTGCCGGGTCCGGCAAAGCCTTGCGCACCGTCCGCCGCCGTGCATTTTCAGTAAGATACCTCTGCACCGGCAAAGAACTTAAGTAATCAATAAATTTTGCGGCCGCAGCAGCATGAGCTGAGTTTTTAACGATTGCGCTTCCATCCGGCACCACCGTAGTACCATCAGGTGGATAAAAAATCTGGATATCTTTATTTCGCGCTTGCAGCTCATAAGCCGCCGCTTCCGAAAGGATGCCGAGCGCCTTCTCATCAGAGGCCACGGCTTCGCCTACCGCCGCTTCCGAATCGTACAACTTCCCTTTCAAATTTAAAAGCAGCGCCGCAATATTTTTTTCATATTTTTCCGAATTGATAGCCAGAAAAGTCTGCAGCACCGTATAATATATCGCGCAGTTCATCGGATCCCCCATGGCGATCCGCCCCTTAAAAGCCGGATTCAGTAAGTCGTTCCAACCGAAAAGCTCTGTCAGGCCGACAAGGCGGGGATTATAGACAAAAACGAGAGGATTTATCAAAAATGGCGTAACTATTTTTTCGTAAGGCTTACTGTGCAACAAAAAATTCAATGTTTCCGGCGTTTCATAAACGGCAAAAAATTCCTTGTAAGCCAGTAAAGTATCAACTCCACCGCCGAACATGACATCCGCCGTCGGAGTGGGAGCTTCCGCTTTGATGCGCTCTAGCAGGTCAATGGCTTCCCCTTCAACCGGTTCCACCCAAATGCCGGTTTTATATTGAAATTCTTTGATTATAGGAGCGTAAATCGATGCCGGATAGGAGGTATAAACAGTCAAACTGTCGACCGGATGAGGCACGTCCGAAACAGCAATATGCCCACTCAAACTGCCGCAAGCCGTTAGCAGACACGTCCAGAGACACAGCCAAAACTTTAACCGTAACGAGCGTTTCATACACCCTCCCTCTGCTAATGAAGTATATACTTAATATTATACAGCAACACAGAACAATACAACAAAGTCCGGCCGCGACAAATTGCCCGACCGGACTCTGAACATAGGTGACTTATCTTTAATTCACCGATAATTCGCCCAAAGTAATGCGGCGCCCGTTTTGCCGGCTGAACAGACAGACCCGACTACCAACTATATCAAAATTAACTTTGCTACCGATTTCATACAAAATACCGCCGAACACAACCGCCGTCAATAAGAAATTGCCAACCCGAATAATAACAGTTGTTTCCATACCGGTAGGCATCGCGCTGTACACCTCGCCGGTAAGCTTGCCATCCGGATTGAGCTTAATTTGCTCCGGTCTTACGCCGATAACGAAATCTTCCCGGGTCACCTCAGTCGGCGACGTAACCGTCGGCTCTTCCACCATAGCGATGTTATATTTAAACAAAGTATCTTTGTTACCTTTCGCCACATAACCTTTACGGGCAGCTTTTTCACTTAATTTTGCTTTTTTTGCCGCCTCCGCGCGATCATACTCGGCATACCAGGCCTCAAGATCAAGCGGTTCAACCGGAGTGAAACACATCTTCCGTCCCGCCCAAGCTTCCAAGGCCAGCTTGCCGTCAGCAGATACTTTACCTTTGGCTTCAATAAGGTTGATTGACGGATTGCCGACGAAATCAGCGGCGAAAATGTTTTCCGGATAATTATAGACATTCAGGGGCACATCGTATTGCTGTAAATTACCGTTTTCAATAAGGCAAATTTTTGAGGCCAAGGTCATCGCTTCCATCTGGTCATGTGTCACATAAATGAAAGTCGAGCCGGTTTCAAGATGCAAACGTTGGAGTTCTGAACGCATTTCCAGCCGCAATTTGGCATCAAGATTGGAAAGAGGTTCGTCCATAAATAAAACTTTCGGTTCTGGAGCCAAAGTACGGGCAATTGCCACGCGCTGTTGTTGACCGCCGGACAATTCAGCCGGATAGCGTTCCATGAACATACCGATTTTGACGATTCGTGCGACCCGGCGCACGGTCAAATCTATTTCTTCTTTGGTCAGTTTGCGCGTCTCGGTAACCGGCTTGCCATCTTTTAGGCAACAGAAATCCTCCGTCCATGTATACCCAGCTGCCGCGGCCTTGTTTTTTTCCGCTTGCAAATCAGCTTCCAAACGGGTCAATCTGGTTGCTGCTGCAGCTCGGACATCATTTTCCTCATGCAGTTTGTAACTCCACAGTTCTTTGGCGGCCGACATAGAAATCTCATACTTGTCGATCAAACGGATCAAGGCCCGTTTTTGATCAACCCGGCCGCGATTGTCCGCGCTTTCCAAGATGATATCACGGATTTCTTCCGGTTTGGCCAAGGCCTTAATCAGGCCGCTCAGCCGTACCGCCGTCATATTGCGCACCGGCAACTCCTCTTTGACATTTTTCAGACCAAAAGAAATATTGTCGTACACCGTCATATTTGGCCACAACGCGTAGTTTTGGAACAAGAATCCAACCTTGCGTTTGTTAGCCGGAATATTGATACCGGCAGCTGAGTCAAAAACGACCGTATCACCAATGGTTATCCGCCCTTCGGTAGGGGTCTCCAAACCCGCAATCATGCGCAAAGTGGTGGTTTTGCCGCAGCCGGAAGGTCCCAGCAGCGTGACAAAAGCATTGTCCTCGATAACCATGCTCAAATCGTCCACGGCATAAAAGTTTTTCCAATGTTTAGTTATGTTGGTCAGTTCAATTCTCGGCATTGCCTTATCCTCCTATACCCTTGTCCAAGCTTGTTCTCGTAGCTTTGTTGACCAAGGAGTTTACAATTAAAATAGTTATGATCAATATTAAATTGATTCCACTTGAAAATGCGTAAAGTCCCATCTCGTCAAAATAGTCAAGTGTCGTCGACAGAATAAATCCTTGTACGCAGAGCAGCATGAACAAAGATAATTCACGCAAACAAGTCATGAACGGCAGCATGAAACCGTTGATGATCGATGATTTTTGAATTGGAATAATAATTTTTATCATCCGCTTAAACCACGGAACATCTTGAATAATTGCCGCTTCTTCAATTTCGCCCGAAAGCTGTAACATTGAATTTAGCGCACTACGGCTGGCGAACGGAATGTACTTGATTGTACCGGCAAGGATCAGCAAAGTATAGGTATTAAAAAGGTTGACATGCCGATTGGAAAACAAAATGAAGAACGCTGCGCCAACCGCAATTGACGGCATCAAATAGGGCAGGAAAGCCACCGAATTGACGTAATTGGCCCATTTGCTGCGCCTTTTTTTCGCTACCGCATAGCCGATCATGGTACCTATACTACCGGCAATGAGCGAGCAGCAGATCGCAAGCCACAAAGTACCTTTGAAAGCTTGCCATATCGTGTCATTGTACAAGATACCCGACTGGCCAAACATCGCGCTGTTACCGGCAGCCGCTGTCCACCATTTGAAAGTCAAATTGGCCGTGTCGCCCGTGTACAGGAATGAATAGTCGCCAGGATTCGGCAGTAAAGTTTCAAATCCGAAAGAAATAATCGGAAACACGCCGGTAAAGAAAGTAAGTACAACGATGACAGTGGCCGACAAATAACGACCGACTCTGCCCAAATTAATTTTGGAAGATTGCCCCGATTTTCCCGTGACCGTCGTATAATTTTTGCGCGACCGCAGAGAAAGAACATTCAGCAGCATAATTGCTACGCCGAAGACCATCATAACTATCGCTAAAACACCCGCTTCACCGGGATAACGCGAATTCATCGAAACATATTTAGTCGCCAACGTGGTTAAATTCAGGTAATGCGGCACTGGATACGATCCCATAGCAGAGCCAAAAACCAGCAAAACGGTAGATAAAATCGCCGGTTTGATCATCGGCAAAGTTATCTTGGTCATAATCTTCCACTTAGGCGTGTCTAGAATCGTTGCTGCCTCTTCCAAATTAGCATCCATATTGCGGAAAATACCACCAATCAGAATGTAAGCAAACGGCGCATAATGCAATCCCAAAACAACGATCGACGGGAAAAGACCGGTACACCACCAGAGCGGCATTTCTACGCCAAAAAGCGCTGCCATCAAACCGTTCGACGTTCCCGTAACCGCGTTGGAATTAAATAAATTTTGCCATACGTTAGCCAAAGTCCATTGCGGCATGATATAGGGGAAGATGAATATGGCACTGATGTATTTGCGGAAAGCCATATTGGTCCGAGTGATGAAAAAGGCCACCAGCCCACCAAAAATAATGGCGAAAGCACAGGTTCCGATAGCTAAAAACAAGGTGTTCAATAGGGGTTCCCAAAGGTTCATTTTTGCCAAAGGCCCGGTGAACAAATCGATATAGCTGACCAGAGTATAGCCGAAGTCCCGCCCCGTCAGGTGAGCGTCAATCGTGCCAGGATGAATTTTTATCGTATCTTCGATGATAGCTATGATCGGAGCTACTGTGGTGACTGTCAAAACCGCCCCGAGCAACAGCAGGATTATATTGTACGGTTCTCGCAGATAAGTCTTAAGCTTGTTATAAACCAGTGTTTTTTTGCTTACGGGTAATGCTTGTAATGTATTCATTTAAATCTCCTTCTCTGTCCGGTTATCGCATTACCGATGGTCGCGTTCCGGCGGCGGGCAGGCTGTAAGCATTGAGAAGAAAAACACCCGAGAGTGCGGCCTCCGGGTGTTTTCCCTAAAACTCAAGCCGTTGAGCCGTCGTTAGCCGAAGCGGCAGAACTGTTCTTCGTATTATTTTTTGCCGGCATTGTAACGACTGAGTGTTTCAATCCAGCTTCCTACGGTATATGCCACAGAAGCGCAGTATTCCGGATCTTCCAGAACCAACTTGCCTTCCTTCGTCCACCACTCATAGCCACGGTCGTTTTTAGCATCAAATTTATTGGTGCCATCTACATAGCCACCTTTGGAGTGATTAAATTTCTTTTCCGTTTCAGCATAAACTTTCGGGTTGGAAGAATAACCGCCCATGTCTTTGCCCCAAGCCGCGAAACCCTCAGCTGTGCAAGTAATGTAGGCGTTAAAAGCACATGCTGTCCACGGTAACGGGCTGTTATTTGTTACAAAGAGATAATGATCATAGCCGTAGCCGCCGAAGCCTTTAAAGCCCTTTTCGTAGGCAGGAATCGTAACGTTGTTGACCGATACAGAAGCTGACTCTTCAACACTGCGCAATTTCGAATAAACGATTAGGCCAAATTGATCCTTAGCCGATTTATCGACCAGAATATTGCAGATCGGACCGTCGTCGGTTTGGGCGCTGTAGGAACCGACCCAGAGTTTAATCCAAGCCAAAGCGTATTTGCCGTTTTCACCCAAGTTAAAGTTCTTGGCAACAGCTTCCATTTCTTTAACGGTAGGTTCAAAATAGCTTTTTTCTTCGCTGCTTAAAGCGTCATAAGCATCTTTCAAGCAGGTCGCATATTCTTCTTTGGTCAGCATGTAAAGGAAGTTTTTGCCGACGA
This is a stretch of genomic DNA from Mageeibacillus indolicus UPII9-5. It encodes these proteins:
- a CDS encoding ABC transporter substrate-binding protein, with product MKRSLRLKFWLCLWTCLLTACGSLSGHIAVSDVPHPVDSLTVYTSYPASIYAPIIKEFQYKTGIWVEPVEGEAIDLLERIKAEAPTPTADVMFGGGVDTLLAYKEFFAVYETPETLNFLLHSKPYEKIVTPFLINPLVFVYNPRLVGLTELFGWNDLLNPAFKGRIAMGDPMNCAIYYTVLQTFLAINSEKYEKNIAALLLNLKGKLYDSEAAVGEAVASDEKALGILSEAAAYELQARNKDIQIFYPPDGTTVVPDGSAIVKNSAHAAAAAKFIDYLSSLPVQRYLTENARRRTVRKALPDPAGRPSYRELKLRGYDIQQAASQQRLVAKLWRSIAGRVAEK
- a CDS encoding ABC transporter permease; the protein is MNTLQALPVSKKTLVYNKLKTYLREPYNIILLLLGAVLTVTTVAPIIAIIEDTIKIHPGTIDAHLTGRDFGYTLVSYIDLFTGPLAKMNLWEPLLNTLFLAIGTCAFAIIFGGLVAFFITRTNMAFRKYISAIFIFPYIMPQWTLANVWQNLFNSNAVTGTSNGLMAALFGVEMPLWWCTGLFPSIVVLGLHYAPFAYILIGGIFRNMDANLEEAATILDTPKWKIMTKITLPMIKPAILSTVLLVFGSAMGSYPVPHYLNLTTLATKYVSMNSRYPGEAGVLAIVMMVFGVAIMLLNVLSLRSRKNYTTVTGKSGQSSKINLGRVGRYLSATVIVVLTFFTGVFPIISFGFETLLPNPGDYSFLYTGDTANLTFKWWTAAAGNSAMFGQSGILYNDTIWQAFKGTLWLAICCSLIAGSIGTMIGYAVAKKRRSKWANYVNSVAFLPYLMPSIAVGAAFFILFSNRHVNLFNTYTLLILAGTIKYIPFASRSALNSMLQLSGEIEEAAIIQDVPWFKRMIKIIIPIQKSSIINGFMLPFMTCLRELSLFMLLCVQGFILSTTLDYFDEMGLYAFSSGINLILIITILIVNSLVNKATRTSLDKGIGG
- a CDS encoding ABC transporter ATP-binding protein, with translation MPRIELTNITKHWKNFYAVDDLSMVIEDNAFVTLLGPSGCGKTTTLRMIAGLETPTEGRITIGDTVVFDSAAGINIPANKRKVGFLFQNYALWPNMTVYDNISFGLKNVKEELPVRNMTAVRLSGLIKALAKPEEIRDIILESADNRGRVDQKRALIRLIDKYEISMSAAKELWSYKLHEENDVRAAAATRLTRLEADLQAEKNKAAAAGYTWTEDFCCLKDGKPVTETRKLTKEEIDLTVRRVARIVKIGMFMERYPAELSGGQQQRVAIARTLAPEPKVLFMDEPLSNLDAKLRLEMRSELQRLHLETGSTFIYVTHDQMEAMTLASKICLIENGNLQQYDVPLNVYNYPENIFAADFVGNPSINLIEAKGKVSADGKLALEAWAGRKMCFTPVEPLDLEAWYAEYDRAEAAKKAKLSEKAARKGYVAKGNKDTLFKYNIAMVEEPTVTSPTEVTREDFVIGVRPEQIKLNPDGKLTGEVYSAMPTGMETTVIIRVGNFLLTAVVFGGILYEIGSKVNFDIVGSRVCLFSRQNGRRITLGELSVN